One part of the Lycium ferocissimum isolate CSIRO_LF1 chromosome 8, AGI_CSIRO_Lferr_CH_V1, whole genome shotgun sequence genome encodes these proteins:
- the LOC132067945 gene encoding mitochondrial uncoupling protein 3, with amino-acid sequence MKAQEVSNGRKAHTTKITLTAISAMTAETATFPVDLIKTRLQLHGESLASSHRTSAVRLVSEILRNDGVLGLYKGLLPAIIRHLFYTPIRIVNYEFLRNFLVPDDHTLSLSSKAVIGGISGVIAQVVASPADLVKVRMQADSRMASQGLQPRYCGPFDAFNKIIRTEGFKGLWKGVLPNVQRAFLVNMGELACYDHAKRFVINNNIANDNIYAHTLSSIMSGLSATTLSCPADVIKTRMMNQAADKQGNCKYRNSFDCLVKTVRVEGLKALWKGFFPTWARLGPWQFVFWVSYEKFRQIAGLSSF; translated from the exons ATGAAAGCCCAAGAGGTAAGCAATGGCCGGAAAGCCCATACAACAAAGATAACACTAACGGCGATTTCAGCAATGACGGCCGAAACGGCGACGTTTCCGGTTGACCTCATCAAAACTCGGCTTCAACTCCACGGCGAATCTCTCGCCTCATCTCACCGGACATCAGCCGTTCGATTAGTATCAGAGATCTTACGAAACGACGGCGttttaggactatacaaaggattGTTACCAGCAATTATAAGACATCTTTTTTACACTCCAATTCGAATAGTTAACTATGAGTTTTTAAGGAATTTTTTAGTTCCTGATGATCATACTCTTTCTCTGTCAAGTAAAGCTGTAATTGGTGGAATATCTGGTGTTATTGCTCAG GTTGTGGCAAGCCCAGCTGATCTTGTCAAAGTTAGGATGCAAGCAGACAGTAGAATGGCAAGTCAGGGTCTGCAACCTCGATATTGCGGGCCATTTGATGCTTTCAACAAGATTATCCGGACTGAAGGCTTCAAGGGACTTTGGAAGGGTGTGCTACCAAATGTCCAGAGAGCTTTTTTAGTTAACATGGGAGAATTGGCTTGCTATGATCATGCAAAACGCTTTGTTATCAATAACAACATAGCGAATGATAATATTTATGCGCACACGTTATCATCTATAATGTCAGGCCTGTCAGCAACTACATTGAGCTGTCCAGCAGATGTGATTAAGACAAGAATGATGAATCAGGCTGCTGATAAGCAAGGGAATTGTAAATATAGGAACTCCTTTGATTGTCTTGTCAAAACTGTTAGAGTTGAAGGACTCAAAGCATTATGGAAGGGATTCTTTCCTACGTGGGCAAGGCTTGGCCCTTGGCAATTTGTATTCTGGGTATCATATGAGAAATTCCGACAAATTGCTGGTCTCTCTTCATTCTAA